In Leptolyngbya sp. FACHB-261, a genomic segment contains:
- a CDS encoding GAF domain-containing protein, which yields MNTISKTDLPLILVVDDDSAMRLLLVQVLKQEGYQVVEASNGEQALDAFTRLKPDIVLLDAVMPVMDGFTCCSKLRNLTDDDGTPVLMITSLEEQESVDQAFEVGATDYITKPIHWAVLRQRVRRLTQARRATKDLRQQAEREQLMGTVAQRIRSSLNLEEVLNTTVAEVRQFLQVDRVLIYQFVPEQSGVVVVESVEKPWPSTLGQTVAGLCFPQNCIQLHRQNQVQATKNICAERFDSGYPDFLAKFQVKANLVVPILQEEEPWGLLIVHHCATNRQWQPLEVNLLQQLATQVAIAIRQSQLYQKVQQLNTGLEQQVQHRTLQLQKALEFEATLKRVTDKVRDSLDENQILQTAVRELALALNVDCCDTGLYNLIEATSTISCQYTNSLSSSQGLVTRMADYPEIYSQLLQGQFVQFCKTFYSPTHKQVTALACPIFDNQGTLGDLWLFKPKDCTFDEQETRLIQQVANQCAIAIRQARLYETAQIQVRELKKLNQLKNDFLSTVSHELRTPVTIIKTALQMLEITIDREYKSFSGMAKPTVECGPAARYFEILSNECEREIKLINDLLRLQELNAGTRSLEHAVIDLQDWLPRVVEPFFRRAQSQNQRLQLNLSPNLSPLLSDSFGLERILTELLNNACKYTPPEETIIVAACTEGGVTKLSVSNSGVQLSQQELSCIFDQFYRIPCEEPGKHGGTGLGLALVQKLVASLGGSIDAESTTECTCFRIELPLIALTTRSNGTAAL from the coding sequence ATGAACACGATTTCTAAAACTGATTTGCCCTTGATCCTGGTAGTAGACGACGACAGCGCTATGCGGCTGCTTTTGGTTCAAGTACTTAAACAGGAAGGATACCAGGTTGTTGAGGCTAGCAATGGAGAACAGGCCTTAGATGCTTTCACTCGTCTCAAGCCAGATATTGTGCTGTTGGATGCAGTGATGCCAGTGATGGACGGCTTCACCTGCTGTTCAAAGCTGCGCAATCTGACGGATGACGATGGCACACCTGTCCTGATGATCACTAGCCTTGAAGAGCAGGAGTCAGTGGACCAAGCCTTCGAGGTGGGTGCAACTGACTACATTACCAAACCCATTCATTGGGCAGTTCTTCGCCAACGTGTACGCCGCTTAACTCAGGCCAGACGGGCTACAAAGGATTTACGCCAGCAAGCTGAGCGAGAACAACTTATGGGCACTGTAGCCCAACGCATTCGTTCTTCTTTAAACCTGGAAGAAGTTTTAAATACAACTGTGGCAGAAGTTCGTCAATTTCTTCAAGTTGACCGAGTGCTTATTTACCAATTTGTGCCAGAGCAAAGTGGTGTAGTTGTTGTGGAGTCAGTTGAGAAACCCTGGCCATCCACACTCGGTCAAACTGTGGCTGGTCTTTGTTTTCCTCAAAATTGTATTCAGCTTCATAGACAAAATCAGGTTCAAGCCACAAAAAATATTTGTGCTGAGAGGTTCGATTCTGGTTACCCTGACTTTCTGGCTAAATTCCAGGTTAAAGCCAATTTGGTGGTGCCCATCTTACAAGAGGAAGAACCCTGGGGTCTTCTGATTGTTCATCATTGTGCTACAAATCGTCAGTGGCAACCACTGGAAGTTAATCTGCTTCAACAGTTAGCAACCCAAGTCGCGATCGCAATTCGACAATCTCAGCTTTATCAAAAGGTACAGCAGCTCAATACTGGCCTTGAGCAGCAAGTACAGCATCGCACTCTCCAATTGCAAAAGGCTTTGGAGTTTGAAGCAACCCTAAAACGGGTTACTGACAAGGTGCGGGACAGCCTTGATGAGAACCAGATCCTACAAACTGCCGTACGAGAGTTAGCGCTGGCGCTTAATGTCGATTGTTGTGACACTGGGCTGTATAACCTGATAGAAGCAACTTCTACTATTAGCTGTCAGTATACAAACTCACTTTCCTCCTCTCAGGGGCTGGTAACCAGAATGGCAGATTACCCTGAGATTTATTCTCAGTTATTGCAAGGGCAATTTGTGCAATTTTGCAAAACTTTTTACAGTCCTACTCACAAGCAAGTGACTGCACTGGCTTGTCCTATTTTTGATAATCAAGGAACCCTAGGTGATTTGTGGTTGTTTAAGCCAAAAGATTGCACCTTCGATGAACAAGAAACCCGCTTGATTCAACAGGTTGCAAATCAATGTGCAATTGCGATTCGCCAAGCTCGACTTTATGAAACGGCACAAATTCAGGTTAGAGAACTAAAAAAACTTAATCAACTTAAAAATGATTTTTTGAGCACAGTTTCTCACGAATTACGCACACCTGTTACCATCATTAAAACAGCACTTCAGATGCTGGAAATCACCATTGATCGAGAATATAAATCTTTCTCAGGGATGGCAAAGCCTACGGTGGAATGTGGCCCAGCAGCTCGTTATTTTGAGATTTTGAGCAATGAGTGTGAGCGGGAGATCAAATTAATCAATGATCTGCTGCGTTTGCAGGAACTGAACGCAGGCACTCGGTCTTTAGAGCATGCCGTTATTGACTTGCAAGATTGGTTGCCTCGGGTTGTGGAACCTTTTTTCAGACGGGCACAAAGCCAAAATCAAAGATTGCAACTCAATCTGTCTCCGAATCTGTCTCCTTTACTCTCGGATTCCTTTGGCTTGGAACGCATTCTGACCGAGCTACTGAACAATGCTTGCAAGTACACGCCACCCGAGGAAACGATTATTGTTGCTGCTTGCACCGAAGGGGGGGTTACGAAACTTAGTGTGAGCAATTCTGGTGTGCAACTTTCTCAACAGGAATTGAGCTGTATCTTTGACC